Proteins from one Desulfuribacillus alkaliarsenatis genomic window:
- the pcrA gene encoding DNA helicase PcrA, protein MNLLEGLNPEQKQAVTTINGPLLIMAGAGSGKTRVLTHRVAHLIGKGVAPWNILAVTFTNKAAKEMKERVQNIVGSKGYDVWVSTFHSLCVRILRKDIDKIGYETGFTILDSSDQLSVIKGIMKAENLDVKKFDPRGILSLISQGKNELLTPEAFSRRFTGYFESIAAQVYEKYQKKLKSNNALDFDDIIMLTVKLFKDNPEVLEFYQRKFVYIHIDEYQDTNRAQYILVQLLADYHKNICVVGDYDQSIYRFRGADIQNILSFEKDYPDAQVIKLEKNYRSTKNILLAANEVIKHNTQRKEKNLWTDNEHGDKIQFYQAYSEYDEAQFITQKILDKVNSGATYKDIAILYRTNAQSRVFEEMFMKSNIPYTIVGGLKFYDRKEIKDVLGYLRLIANPKDDTSLVRIINVPRRGIGAATIDKIAEYSTAKGISMYEACQDLSEVGLSARAVSSVQSFFTLISTLRSMQEFLPVTELVEELLKMSGYRKELQNERTLEAQSRLENIDEFISVTTEFEKTAEDKSLIAFLTDLALISDLDKLEDEGIANSDAAIQGQVVLMTMHSAKGLEFPIVFLAGLEEGIFPHNRSLMDETEMEEERRLCYVGITRAERELYMTCASARMLYGKTQNNMPSRFLEEIPAEFMERTGNTVLRSSHTIGTNNYSMGTSRANINSSASTVRKGARKIEVQGADLNESWNAGDKVEHKAWGIGTIVSTKGEGDRLELTIAFDKPIGLKKLLAKFAPVKKL, encoded by the coding sequence TTGAATTTACTAGAGGGTTTGAATCCGGAACAAAAGCAAGCTGTTACAACAATAAATGGCCCATTGTTAATCATGGCGGGGGCAGGTAGTGGGAAAACTAGGGTGTTAACCCACAGGGTCGCCCATTTAATAGGTAAAGGGGTCGCCCCTTGGAATATCTTGGCTGTGACATTTACGAATAAAGCGGCAAAGGAAATGAAGGAACGTGTGCAAAACATTGTAGGCTCTAAAGGATATGATGTTTGGGTATCGACATTTCACTCACTATGTGTGCGTATTTTGCGTAAGGATATTGATAAGATTGGTTATGAGACAGGGTTTACGATATTAGATAGCTCAGATCAGCTAAGTGTCATTAAAGGCATAATGAAAGCAGAGAACCTTGACGTGAAAAAGTTTGACCCCCGTGGTATCCTTTCATTGATTAGCCAAGGGAAAAACGAACTGCTCACACCAGAAGCCTTCAGTCGTAGGTTTACTGGCTATTTTGAAAGTATTGCAGCTCAGGTTTATGAGAAATACCAAAAGAAACTGAAAAGTAATAATGCCTTGGATTTTGATGATATTATTATGCTTACGGTTAAACTATTTAAAGACAATCCAGAAGTATTGGAGTTTTATCAGCGTAAGTTTGTCTATATCCATATCGACGAGTATCAAGATACAAACAGAGCGCAGTATATTTTAGTGCAATTATTAGCAGATTATCATAAAAACATTTGTGTCGTAGGGGATTACGACCAGTCAATTTATCGTTTCCGCGGCGCAGATATCCAAAACATTCTGAGCTTTGAGAAGGATTACCCTGATGCGCAGGTTATCAAGCTGGAGAAGAACTATCGCTCCACAAAGAATATTCTGTTAGCAGCTAACGAAGTAATAAAGCATAACACTCAGCGAAAAGAGAAAAACCTTTGGACAGATAATGAGCATGGGGACAAAATCCAGTTCTATCAGGCCTATAGTGAATATGATGAAGCACAATTTATTACACAAAAAATTCTCGATAAGGTGAATTCAGGAGCTACATATAAGGATATAGCAATTCTTTATCGTACTAATGCCCAGTCCCGTGTGTTTGAGGAAATGTTTATGAAGTCTAACATTCCTTATACAATCGTCGGCGGTTTAAAGTTCTATGATCGTAAAGAGATTAAAGATGTGTTAGGATATTTACGTTTAATTGCAAACCCTAAAGATGACACAAGTCTCGTGCGTATAATCAATGTACCTAGACGTGGAATTGGGGCAGCGACAATAGATAAAATAGCAGAATATAGCACAGCTAAGGGCATATCTATGTATGAAGCCTGTCAAGATTTATCTGAAGTAGGGTTATCAGCAAGGGCTGTTTCAAGTGTACAGAGCTTCTTTACCTTAATCAGTACTCTACGCTCAATGCAGGAATTTCTACCAGTTACAGAGCTTGTGGAAGAGCTGTTGAAGATGTCAGGCTATCGTAAAGAACTACAAAATGAACGCACCCTAGAAGCACAGTCGCGTCTTGAAAACATAGACGAGTTCATATCTGTTACGACAGAATTCGAGAAAACAGCAGAAGATAAATCACTAATTGCTTTTCTAACAGACTTGGCGCTAATCTCTGATTTAGATAAACTAGAGGATGAAGGTATAGCTAATAGTGATGCAGCTATACAAGGGCAAGTCGTATTAATGACAATGCATAGCGCGAAAGGATTAGAGTTTCCAATCGTATTCTTAGCTGGCTTAGAAGAAGGTATCTTCCCACATAATCGCTCATTAATGGATGAGACAGAAATGGAAGAAGAGCGTCGTCTCTGCTACGTTGGAATTACCAGGGCAGAAAGAGAGCTATACATGACCTGTGCGAGCGCACGCATGTTATATGGTAAAACCCAAAACAATATGCCGTCACGTTTTCTTGAAGAAATACCAGCAGAGTTTATGGAACGTACGGGCAATACAGTACTCAGAAGTAGTCATACTATCGGAACTAACAATTATTCCATGGGAACTAGTAGAGCTAATATTAACTCATCAGCTAGCACCGTGCGTAAAGGTGCGCGCAAAATTGAAGTCCAGGGTGCTGACCTAAATGAATCCTGGAACGCTGGAGATAAGGTTGAGCATAAAGCCTGGGGGATTGGAACGATTGTCTCTACAAAAGGTGAAGGTGACCGTCTTGAGCTTACAATCGCCTTTGATAAACCAATTGGTTTGAAAAAACTATTAGCAAAGTTTGCCCCAGTTAAAAAGCTTTAG
- a CDS encoding putative manganese-dependent inorganic diphosphatase, producing the protein MSEKVYVLGHKNPDTDSFCAAVSYARLKNRLGDEKVVAGRLGDASAETSWVFDYWKQELPEFVADVKLRAKDIMNKEMLVVAKRDSLKSVGEKIHNTESNHAFVCCTEGKAQGIVTLGDLGAFCLEKVTKSQAGEDVNANEILEQPVSDLMSTQMVAIDAEAEMDKIKSVVLNNRFRSFPVVNKDNQLIGSISRQEVITAKPKQVILVDHNEKSQAVSGIDEADVIEVVDHHRIGDVQTMGPIFFLVEPVGCSCTVVAKLYKMNGLEPEPEQAGLMLSAIISDTVLFRSPTCTDEDVKVAEELAAICGVDLQAYGMELLGSSSPLTSNTATEVLNTDLKEFSLGGKSLMIGQVMMTDNQKFRERKQELLEEMQKTLNNNELDFVGLMCTNILEEATYFLALGDTEIAEKAFGKPVQDDEVHLPGVLSRKKQIVPPITKALT; encoded by the coding sequence ATGTCAGAAAAAGTATATGTTTTAGGTCATAAAAATCCAGATACAGATTCGTTTTGTGCAGCTGTATCGTATGCGCGCCTTAAAAATCGTCTCGGCGATGAAAAAGTAGTAGCAGGCAGATTAGGAGATGCTAGTGCTGAGACTAGCTGGGTCTTCGATTATTGGAAACAAGAGCTACCTGAATTTGTAGCAGACGTAAAACTGCGGGCTAAAGACATTATGAATAAGGAAATGCTTGTAGTGGCTAAGCGGGACTCCTTAAAAAGTGTAGGAGAAAAAATTCATAATACGGAAAGTAATCATGCCTTTGTTTGTTGTACTGAAGGTAAAGCACAAGGTATTGTAACCCTTGGTGACCTAGGCGCTTTTTGCTTGGAGAAGGTAACGAAAAGTCAGGCTGGAGAAGATGTTAATGCGAATGAAATCTTAGAGCAGCCAGTTTCAGACTTGATGAGCACACAGATGGTAGCAATTGATGCCGAAGCAGAAATGGATAAGATTAAATCGGTTGTACTAAACAATCGATTCAGAAGCTTTCCAGTAGTTAATAAAGATAATCAACTGATTGGCTCCATTTCTCGTCAAGAGGTCATTACAGCAAAACCTAAGCAAGTCATTTTAGTTGACCACAACGAGAAAAGCCAAGCAGTTTCTGGAATTGATGAGGCTGATGTAATTGAAGTAGTTGACCATCATCGAATTGGTGATGTGCAGACTATGGGGCCGATATTCTTCTTAGTAGAGCCAGTTGGATGCTCGTGTACAGTTGTTGCAAAGCTGTATAAGATGAATGGCTTAGAGCCTGAGCCAGAGCAAGCTGGACTAATGTTATCTGCAATTATCTCTGATACTGTATTATTCCGTTCACCAACCTGCACAGATGAGGATGTTAAGGTTGCCGAAGAATTAGCTGCTATCTGTGGTGTAGACCTACAAGCATACGGAATGGAGCTACTAGGCTCTAGTAGTCCGCTGACTTCGAATACAGCAACGGAAGTACTTAACACAGATCTAAAGGAATTCTCATTGGGCGGTAAAAGCCTAATGATTGGCCAGGTAATGATGACAGATAACCAAAAATTCCGTGAGCGTAAGCAGGAATTATTAGAAGAAATGCAGAAAACACTAAACAATAATGAATTAGATTTCGTTGGATTAATGTGTACAAATATCTTAGAGGAAGCCACATATTTCCTTGCCCTTGGAGATACAGAAATAGCTGAGAAAGCATTCGGGAAGCCTGTACAAGATGATGAAGTACATTTACCAGGAGTGTTATCTCGTAAAAAGCAGATTGTACCACCAATAACTAAAGCCCTTACCTAA
- the ligA gene encoding NAD-dependent DNA ligase LigA: MATDKTQLQTVEKELNNLKEQIEDHNYRYYVLDAPVISDTEYDQLMKRLLDMEAQYPELATADSPSQKVGGQPLSQFSKVDHLVPMYSLSNAFNENDLREFDRRVKKDLGTDQVSYVCELKIDGLAISLYYEQGRLIRGATRGDGTTGEDITENLKRIGSIPLKLRQPVTLEVRGEAFLSKKEFARINQEREEQGEMLFANPRNAAAGSLRQLDPKVVEKRALDVFMYGLGHTDQQSLAAAHLPIEKQADIFSVFQELGLKTNKEVKVIANIEEVIDIVQYWQEHRQQLPYEIDGLVVKVNSFPQQQQLGFTAKSPRYAIALKFPAEQGISVIEDVIFSVGRTGVVTPTAVLQPVQLAGTTVSRATLHNQDLITEKDIRIGDTVLVQKAGDIIPEIVRSITDKRTGEEKSIEYPKDCPACGSELVKLDGEVAIRCINPACPALNKEAIIHFVSRNAMNIDGLGEKVVIQLFDAELIRDVADLYFLSKEQLLPLERMGEKSVDNLLAAIDKSRSNSLEKLIFGLGIRFIGSKASKILAAHFQDFEALQKASFEELIAINEIGDKMANSIIAYFKKPEFNTLLEKLKKAEINLQYVSRANNTTGNTDNIFAGKTVVLTGTLEKLTRKEASEKLEQLGATVTNSVSKSTDYLVAGEKAGSKLKKAQELGVTILTEEQLLEQLGFLTMLI; encoded by the coding sequence ATGGCAACTGACAAAACACAGCTGCAGACAGTTGAAAAGGAATTAAATAATTTAAAAGAGCAAATTGAGGACCATAACTATCGCTACTATGTTTTAGACGCACCAGTTATATCTGATACAGAATATGATCAGCTTATGAAACGGTTATTAGACATGGAAGCGCAATATCCAGAACTAGCTACGGCAGATTCCCCTTCACAAAAAGTAGGGGGTCAGCCGCTGTCGCAGTTTTCAAAGGTTGATCATTTGGTACCGATGTATAGCCTTAGTAACGCCTTCAACGAGAATGATTTGCGAGAGTTTGATCGCCGTGTTAAGAAGGACTTAGGAACTGATCAGGTTTCCTATGTATGTGAATTAAAGATTGATGGACTGGCAATCTCCTTGTACTACGAGCAAGGAAGACTTATCCGAGGTGCTACCCGTGGTGATGGAACGACCGGTGAAGACATAACGGAAAACCTTAAGCGCATTGGCTCAATTCCGTTGAAGCTTCGTCAACCTGTAACCCTAGAAGTACGTGGGGAAGCTTTTTTATCGAAGAAGGAGTTTGCTCGTATAAATCAAGAGCGTGAAGAACAGGGTGAAATGCTATTCGCGAATCCTAGAAACGCAGCGGCAGGCTCCCTGCGTCAATTAGATCCTAAGGTCGTAGAAAAACGTGCCCTTGATGTTTTCATGTACGGATTAGGACATACAGATCAGCAATCATTAGCTGCAGCACACCTGCCGATTGAAAAACAAGCCGATATTTTTAGTGTTTTTCAAGAGCTCGGCTTGAAGACGAATAAAGAAGTAAAGGTTATAGCAAACATCGAAGAAGTGATAGATATTGTCCAGTATTGGCAGGAGCATCGTCAGCAGCTACCCTATGAAATCGACGGTCTAGTTGTGAAGGTTAACTCATTCCCTCAGCAACAGCAGTTAGGTTTTACTGCGAAAAGCCCACGGTATGCAATTGCCCTTAAATTTCCTGCTGAACAGGGGATAAGTGTAATAGAGGATGTCATATTTAGTGTTGGACGTACAGGTGTCGTTACACCAACGGCAGTGTTACAGCCAGTCCAGCTAGCAGGCACAACCGTTAGCCGCGCGACATTACATAACCAAGACTTGATTACCGAAAAGGATATTCGCATCGGTGATACTGTTTTAGTACAAAAAGCAGGGGATATCATTCCTGAAATTGTACGTAGCATAACGGATAAACGCACAGGAGAAGAAAAATCGATTGAATATCCCAAGGACTGTCCTGCATGCGGTAGTGAATTGGTGAAACTAGATGGAGAAGTCGCGATTCGTTGTATCAACCCAGCATGCCCAGCACTTAATAAAGAAGCAATTATCCACTTTGTTTCAAGGAATGCTATGAATATAGACGGCCTTGGTGAAAAGGTTGTCATTCAATTATTTGATGCTGAGCTAATTCGAGATGTAGCAGATTTATATTTCTTATCGAAGGAGCAGCTACTACCACTAGAACGGATGGGCGAGAAATCCGTCGATAACCTTTTAGCAGCTATTGATAAGAGCCGAAGTAATTCATTAGAAAAGCTGATTTTTGGTTTGGGGATACGCTTTATAGGCAGTAAAGCTAGTAAAATCCTCGCAGCCCACTTTCAAGATTTTGAAGCTTTACAGAAGGCAAGCTTTGAAGAATTGATAGCCATAAATGAAATTGGCGATAAAATGGCTAATAGCATTATTGCATATTTCAAAAAACCTGAGTTTAATACATTGCTTGAAAAACTTAAGAAAGCCGAAATTAATCTTCAATATGTAAGTAGAGCTAACAACACAACAGGTAATACGGACAATATATTTGCTGGAAAAACAGTTGTCCTGACAGGTACACTGGAGAAGCTGACCCGTAAGGAAGCATCTGAGAAGCTAGAGCAATTAGGAGCTACGGTGACTAATAGCGTAAGTAAGAGTACGGACTATCTTGTCGCTGGGGAAAAGGCTGGCTCTAAGCTGAAAAAAGCCCAGGAGCTAGGTGTTACTATTCTAACGGAAGAACAGTTGCTGGAACAGCTCGGTTTTTTAACAATGCTTATATAA
- a CDS encoding glycosyltransferase family 4 protein — MAFIFPFFTAFLITYLLVPITRKIAFRYEVIDKPNHRKVHVDPIPLLGGLAIFIGFGVTVLLFVPPSMKLFIMFLAGSVVLLIGMVDDWSKAHGKDFPALPKLLVQIMAASILIYGGIQITGIRGFVFAEQTAWYLPHGIGILITIIWIVGIMNMLNFLDGLDGLATGIAAISAMTLFFIALIQGQEAIAILCISLLGTTLGFLKYNFHPAKIFMGDAGALFLGCILAAIAIEGAFKGATLFTLIVPLLIFGVPIFDTVYVMFRRWRENRPIHVADKGHVHHRLMKLGLNQVQAVTFIYILGICFSLLSVVIILLFLMYST, encoded by the coding sequence GTGGCGTTTATTTTTCCTTTTTTTACGGCATTTTTAATTACATATTTGCTAGTGCCTATTACCCGTAAAATTGCTTTTCGATACGAGGTTATAGACAAACCGAATCATCGTAAAGTCCACGTTGACCCTATACCACTATTAGGTGGTTTAGCCATTTTTATCGGTTTTGGTGTAACGGTGCTATTATTTGTACCACCGTCCATGAAGCTTTTTATCATGTTCTTAGCAGGTTCAGTCGTACTTTTAATCGGCATGGTAGACGATTGGTCTAAGGCTCATGGCAAAGACTTCCCAGCCCTACCTAAACTGCTCGTACAAATTATGGCTGCTAGTATTTTAATCTATGGAGGCATTCAAATAACTGGGATACGTGGCTTTGTTTTTGCTGAGCAAACAGCTTGGTATCTGCCACATGGGATAGGAATTTTAATTACTATTATCTGGATTGTTGGCATTATGAATATGCTGAATTTTCTAGATGGACTAGACGGTTTAGCAACAGGAATTGCAGCCATATCAGCTATGACGCTGTTTTTTATCGCATTGATACAAGGTCAGGAGGCCATAGCTATTCTGTGTATTTCCTTACTAGGTACCACCCTTGGGTTCTTAAAATATAACTTTCATCCCGCTAAAATTTTTATGGGAGATGCTGGTGCCCTGTTTCTTGGCTGCATACTCGCTGCAATTGCTATTGAAGGAGCTTTTAAAGGTGCAACCCTTTTTACATTGATTGTACCCTTGCTAATCTTTGGAGTTCCAATATTTGATACAGTTTATGTAATGTTTAGACGCTGGCGTGAAAATCGGCCAATCCATGTAGCGGATAAAGGGCACGTACATCATAGGCTAATGAAGCTTGGGCTCAACCAGGTACAAGCTGTAACGTTTATATATATCTTAGGAATATGTTTTTCTCTGCTTAGTGTAGTAATAATTTTACTTTTCCTTATGTATTCGACTTAG
- a CDS encoding alkaline phosphatase family protein, producing the protein MKKKVVLVLVDSLLPGPLEQAMNEGKAPNLTAIAKSGSFIKEGVTVFPTMSCSIDTSLVTGVFPDKHKIPGLVWYEANENRVVNYGSSFGTVWRLGFKQVLEDILYKLNKEHMSAKVETIFENLERKGRTVANINIAAYRGKQNHEVKLPFLVNVASGFSLKDPVRGCKNLALGKIVKPKLSKPYEMLAPTSLRKRYGINDEYSIEIFIELIRQNQLADLTLIYLPDLDQKVHKHGTKNMIKETEKIDEKIGRLLKPLGGVDKALEETIWIVISDHGQTDIDSNKKNALIPLQDLLKKFKIHNFREKVNSSVDDVVICNNERVAYIYPFRLKKDDIIEALKQDSKIDWIAYPDGNKVVVEKREQKDGYSDDLKLIYSKDGEYVDPYNQEWDIFGDMRALDLHVVGKHLTYKNYPDALMRLYGAIFAQRTKDVLIVTAKPGHEFESQGSASHNGGASHGSLHRQDSEIPIIIGGTDKKPKYPRIVDMKKFLMDLMQ; encoded by the coding sequence ATGAAGAAAAAAGTTGTACTAGTATTAGTGGATTCATTACTACCTGGACCACTTGAGCAAGCAATGAATGAAGGAAAGGCACCCAATCTTACAGCAATAGCGAAGTCTGGGAGCTTTATTAAAGAAGGAGTCACTGTGTTTCCGACCATGTCCTGCTCCATTGATACGTCATTAGTCACAGGTGTATTTCCAGATAAACACAAGATTCCTGGACTAGTCTGGTATGAAGCAAATGAAAACAGGGTCGTCAACTATGGCAGCTCCTTTGGTACTGTATGGCGTCTAGGATTCAAACAAGTGCTTGAAGACATATTATATAAATTAAATAAGGAGCACATGAGTGCTAAAGTTGAGACGATTTTTGAAAACCTGGAGCGTAAGGGAAGAACGGTAGCAAATATTAATATTGCAGCTTATCGCGGCAAGCAGAATCACGAGGTTAAACTACCTTTTTTAGTAAATGTTGCAAGCGGTTTTTCGCTAAAAGACCCTGTACGTGGATGTAAAAATTTAGCCTTGGGGAAAATCGTTAAACCAAAGCTCTCGAAGCCTTACGAGATGTTAGCACCTACTTCCCTGAGGAAACGTTATGGAATAAACGATGAGTACTCGATTGAGATTTTTATAGAGCTAATACGGCAAAACCAATTAGCTGATTTAACACTCATTTATCTTCCAGACCTAGATCAAAAAGTCCACAAGCACGGTACGAAAAACATGATTAAGGAAACAGAAAAAATTGATGAAAAAATCGGGAGGTTACTAAAACCTTTAGGCGGAGTAGATAAGGCGTTAGAAGAAACAATTTGGATTGTAATAAGTGATCATGGACAGACGGATATTGATAGTAATAAGAAAAATGCCTTAATACCATTACAGGATTTATTAAAAAAGTTTAAAATACATAACTTCCGTGAAAAAGTAAATTCTTCTGTCGATGACGTCGTAATTTGCAATAATGAGCGTGTTGCTTATATATATCCTTTCAGGTTAAAGAAGGATGATATTATTGAAGCGCTTAAACAGGATAGTAAAATAGATTGGATTGCTTATCCTGATGGGAATAAAGTGGTAGTAGAAAAGCGAGAGCAAAAAGATGGCTACTCTGATGATCTTAAGCTCATCTATAGTAAAGATGGTGAGTATGTAGATCCTTATAATCAGGAATGGGATATATTTGGCGACATGCGTGCATTGGATCTACATGTTGTAGGTAAACACTTGACTTATAAAAATTACCCAGATGCTCTGATGCGCCTATACGGTGCGATTTTTGCTCAACGCACTAAGGATGTATTAATTGTTACTGCAAAGCCAGGACATGAATTTGAATCACAGGGAAGTGCCAGCCATAATGGAGGTGCTAGTCACGGGTCGCTTCATCGTCAGGATTCTGAAATACCTATTATTATTGGTGGTACAGATAAAAAACCGAAGTACCCACGGATTGTAGATATGAAAAAGTTTCTAATGGACTTAATGCAATGA
- a CDS encoding DUF362 domain-containing protein: MAYEINEECINCGACVDSCPVDAITEGDSIHVIDADTCIDCGACQDVCPTDAPNPA, from the coding sequence ATGGCTTACGAAATTAACGAAGAGTGCATTAACTGTGGTGCTTGTGTTGACAGCTGCCCAGTGGACGCAATTACTGAAGGTGACTCAATCCACGTAATTGATGCTGATACTTGCATCGACTGTGGTGCTTGCCAAGATGTTTGCCCAACTGACGCTCCAAACCCTGCATAA
- the gatC gene encoding Asp-tRNA(Asn)/Glu-tRNA(Gln) amidotransferase subunit GatC — protein MSITVKDVEHVANLARLELSEKDKELFTEQLNSILEFAEKLNELDTENVPPTSHVLDIKNVVRKDEVKQSLPREEALRNAPSQEEGHFKVPAIIE, from the coding sequence TTGAGTATTACTGTGAAGGATGTTGAGCATGTTGCTAACTTAGCAAGACTTGAGCTGTCAGAAAAAGATAAAGAGTTATTTACAGAGCAGTTAAATTCGATTCTGGAGTTTGCAGAAAAATTGAATGAACTGGACACAGAGAATGTACCACCAACAAGCCACGTGCTCGATATAAAAAATGTTGTCCGCAAAGACGAGGTTAAGCAATCATTACCTAGGGAAGAAGCTCTGCGTAATGCACCAAGTCAAGAGGAAGGCCATTTTAAAGTACCAGCTATTATAGAGTAA
- the gatA gene encoding Asp-tRNA(Asn)/Glu-tRNA(Gln) amidotransferase subunit GatA, with product MSIIEKSIREIHTLLLNKETTVSELLNTAWSRIEETDNKVNAFVTLNKENAPRRADQLEQEIADITDVDDLPILAGIPGGIKDNICTQGMPTTCSSKILSGYKSPYSATVMKRLHAAGAVPVGKLNMDEFAMGSSTENSSVQLTKNPWNLNYVPGGSSGGSAASVAAGQVVFSLGSDTGGSIRQPAAYCGVVGLKPTYGLVSRYGLVAYASSLDQIGPITRNVEDTADVLQAIAGYDEMDSTSANVPITNYREALTGDIKGLKIAIAQEYMGEGIDSQVREVIEQAVKQLVSLGAEVEYVSLPHTEYALPCYYLLASAEASSNLARYDGVKYGIRAEGVKDLLDMYKKTRSEGFGDEVKRRIMLGTYALSSGYYDAYYLKAQKVRTLIKQDFDNVFAKYDIIIGPTAPTTAFKIGEKTSDPLTMYLNDICTIPVNLAGLPAISIPCGFVNGLPVGLQIIGKAFDESTVLRAAHAFEQSTNYHKQRPTL from the coding sequence TTGTCTATCATAGAAAAGAGTATTCGTGAAATACATACATTACTACTAAATAAGGAAACAACGGTGTCAGAGCTTCTTAACACAGCTTGGAGCCGTATAGAAGAGACTGATAATAAGGTGAATGCCTTTGTTACTCTGAATAAGGAAAACGCACCACGCCGTGCAGATCAGCTTGAGCAAGAAATTGCAGACATAACAGACGTGGACGACCTTCCTATTTTGGCAGGTATTCCAGGTGGGATTAAGGACAATATCTGCACACAAGGTATGCCGACTACCTGTAGTAGTAAAATCCTTTCAGGCTATAAATCGCCATATAGCGCTACAGTTATGAAGCGACTACATGCTGCAGGAGCTGTTCCTGTTGGAAAGCTAAACATGGACGAATTTGCCATGGGAAGCTCAACGGAAAACTCATCGGTCCAGCTTACAAAAAACCCATGGAATCTTAACTACGTTCCAGGAGGATCTAGTGGTGGTTCAGCGGCGAGTGTAGCGGCTGGACAGGTTGTATTTTCATTAGGCTCAGATACCGGTGGCTCTATTCGACAGCCTGCAGCCTACTGTGGTGTTGTTGGATTGAAACCTACATATGGATTAGTATCACGTTATGGCTTAGTAGCTTATGCGTCATCATTAGATCAAATAGGACCAATTACGAGGAATGTTGAAGATACAGCAGATGTTTTACAGGCAATCGCTGGCTATGATGAGATGGACTCAACCTCAGCGAATGTGCCAATCACTAACTATCGAGAGGCACTTACGGGAGACATAAAAGGCTTAAAGATAGCTATTGCTCAAGAGTATATGGGTGAAGGAATTGACTCTCAGGTGCGAGAAGTAATTGAACAAGCAGTTAAGCAACTAGTTTCTTTGGGAGCAGAGGTTGAGTACGTGTCGCTGCCACATACAGAATACGCTTTACCTTGCTACTATCTATTAGCATCAGCTGAAGCATCCTCAAACTTAGCCCGTTACGATGGCGTGAAGTACGGTATCCGTGCTGAAGGTGTTAAGGATTTATTAGATATGTATAAGAAGACTCGTAGTGAAGGCTTTGGAGATGAAGTTAAGCGCCGTATCATGCTTGGAACATATGCTTTAAGCTCTGGCTACTATGACGCTTATTACCTGAAAGCACAAAAGGTACGTACTTTAATAAAGCAGGACTTTGATAATGTGTTTGCTAAATATGATATTATTATCGGGCCAACTGCACCAACTACAGCATTTAAAATTGGTGAAAAAACGTCTGACCCATTAACAATGTATCTAAATGATATTTGTACAATTCCAGTTAACCTGGCAGGACTTCCAGCAATCAGCATTCCGTGTGGATTTGTGAACGGTCTACCTGTTGGATTGCAGATTATTGGTAAAGCCTTTGATGAGTCAACTGTATTAAGAGCGGCACATGCATTTGAACAATCTACAAATTATCATAAACAACGCCCAACCCTATAG